One window from the genome of Acuticoccus sp. I52.16.1 encodes:
- a CDS encoding TRAP transporter substrate-binding protein, translating to MTFSNRLKGFAAALVAAGILAAPAMAQDKTLKLGHLANEDNPWHKASVKFAEELEALTDGRITVEVFPNESLGKEIDLINGMQLGTVDMTITGESLQNWAPMAALLAVPYAYKSIEHMDEVASGEIGDQIEAQIVEKAQIRPIAYFARGPRDLTSNRPIKTPADLDGLKMRVPNVPLFVDVWSALGAQPGPMAFSEVFTSLQNGTIEAQENPLALIRSASFNEVQSHVNMTEHVRSWIYLTISELTWSQLSDADKDAVMEAAARAQEYERGLFEESLAADREYLEENGMTFVEVDGPAFQAAAKDAVLANVNDEIKPIVEELFAQ from the coding sequence ATGACCTTCAGCAACCGACTGAAAGGCTTCGCCGCGGCGCTCGTCGCCGCCGGCATCCTGGCGGCGCCCGCCATGGCCCAGGACAAGACGCTCAAGCTTGGCCACCTCGCCAACGAGGACAACCCCTGGCACAAGGCCTCGGTGAAGTTCGCCGAGGAGCTCGAGGCGCTGACCGACGGGCGCATCACCGTCGAGGTGTTCCCCAACGAGTCGCTCGGCAAGGAAATCGACCTCATCAACGGCATGCAGCTCGGCACCGTCGACATGACGATCACCGGTGAGAGCCTGCAGAACTGGGCGCCGATGGCGGCCCTCCTGGCGGTCCCCTACGCCTACAAGTCCATCGAGCACATGGACGAAGTGGCGAGCGGCGAGATCGGCGACCAGATCGAGGCGCAGATCGTCGAGAAGGCGCAGATCCGCCCGATCGCCTACTTCGCCCGCGGCCCGCGCGACCTCACCTCCAACCGCCCGATCAAGACCCCGGCCGACCTCGACGGCCTGAAGATGCGCGTCCCCAACGTGCCGCTCTTCGTCGACGTGTGGTCGGCCCTCGGCGCGCAGCCCGGCCCGATGGCCTTCTCCGAGGTCTTCACCTCGCTGCAGAACGGCACCATCGAGGCGCAGGAGAACCCGCTCGCCCTCATCCGCTCGGCCTCCTTCAACGAGGTGCAGAGCCACGTGAACATGACCGAGCACGTCCGCTCGTGGATCTACCTCACCATCTCCGAGCTGACCTGGAGCCAGCTCTCCGACGCGGACAAGGACGCGGTGATGGAAGCGGCCGCCCGCGCGCAGGAGTACGAGCGCGGTCTCTTCGAGGAGTCGCTGGCGGCCGACCGCGAGTACCTGGAAGAGAACGGCATGACCTTCGTCGAGGTCGACGGTCCGGCCTTCCAGGCGGCGGCCAAGGACGCCGTGCTCGCCAACGTCAACGACGAGATCAAGCCGATCGTCGAGGAGCTGTTCGCGCAGTAA
- a CDS encoding TRAP transporter small permease translates to MKVIGHIIGAFVVLARIGVGLAFAVLIATVMIQVVGRFTGAGPVWTEELTRYALLYLVAFGAGLAFRSGDLVNVDVVCESLPGRIPWVLRLVAAVATAGLALYLLAGAWRFTSIGSMQTSPALGIRMHYVHFTVWLLLALLALFAVLRIVGMLAGTEDGAPRNASEDLS, encoded by the coding sequence ATGAAGGTCATCGGCCATATCATCGGCGCGTTCGTCGTGCTGGCCCGCATCGGCGTCGGTCTCGCGTTCGCGGTCCTGATCGCCACGGTGATGATCCAGGTGGTCGGCCGCTTCACCGGTGCCGGCCCGGTGTGGACCGAGGAGCTGACGCGTTACGCGCTCCTCTACCTCGTCGCGTTCGGCGCCGGCCTCGCCTTCCGCTCCGGCGACCTCGTCAACGTCGACGTCGTCTGCGAGTCGCTGCCGGGCAGGATTCCCTGGGTGCTGCGCCTGGTCGCCGCCGTCGCGACGGCGGGCCTCGCCCTCTACCTCCTCGCCGGCGCATGGCGCTTCACGTCGATCGGCAGCATGCAGACCTCGCCCGCCCTCGGCATCCGCATGCACTACGTCCACTTCACCGTCTGGCTGCTCCTGGCGCTGCTCGCCCTCTTCGCGGTGCTGCGCATCGTCGGCATGCTCGCCGGCACCGAGGACGGCGCCCCCCGCAACGCCTCCGAGGACCTCTCCTGA
- a CDS encoding GntR family transcriptional regulator: MFADVQPQWALDPSQPIAPQIHRILRERVILGDLTPGHKISETEIALSYDISRQPVREAFIKLAEEGLMAIRPQRGSIVTKIAYNAVHDARFLREAVESDIVRLVASLADPALVRELRRQIALQRDVASTNPAGFIHLDETFHRTLAEGAGKAGAWRVIQGLKAQMDRVRYLALGQFPLNRLLTQHIAVVDRIEAGDVGGAEGAIRVHLREVLRDLPQILRSHPELFDQMPEGDLPEPVNAPFHGGGNS; encoded by the coding sequence GATCCACCGGATCCTGCGCGAGCGGGTGATCCTCGGCGACCTCACGCCCGGACATAAGATCTCCGAGACCGAGATCGCGCTCAGCTACGACATCAGCCGTCAGCCGGTCCGCGAGGCCTTCATCAAGCTCGCCGAGGAAGGGCTGATGGCGATCCGCCCGCAGCGCGGCTCGATCGTCACCAAGATCGCCTACAACGCCGTGCACGACGCCCGCTTCCTGCGCGAAGCGGTGGAGTCCGACATCGTGCGCCTGGTCGCCTCGCTCGCCGACCCTGCGCTGGTGCGCGAGCTGCGCCGGCAGATCGCGCTGCAACGCGACGTCGCCTCGACCAATCCCGCCGGCTTCATCCACCTCGACGAGACGTTTCATCGCACCCTCGCCGAGGGGGCGGGGAAGGCCGGCGCCTGGCGCGTCATCCAGGGCCTCAAGGCGCAGATGGACCGGGTGCGCTACCTCGCGCTCGGCCAGTTCCCGCTCAACCGCCTGCTGACCCAGCACATCGCCGTCGTCGACCGGATCGAGGCCGGCGACGTCGGCGGCGCGGAGGGCGCGATCCGCGTCCACCTGCGCGAAGTTCTCCGCGACCTGCCGCAGATCCTGCGCAGCCATCCGGAGCTGTTCGACCAGATGCCGGAGGGGGATCTCCCCGAACCGGTCAACGCACCATTCCACGGAGGAGGAAACTCATGA